A single region of the Brachypodium distachyon strain Bd21 chromosome 3, Brachypodium_distachyon_v3.0, whole genome shotgun sequence genome encodes:
- the LOC106866320 gene encoding U-box domain-containing protein 33, with the protein MAPEEEEKEQEERVFVAVPAEPRAARSTLAWALGHLCGGGGGATVVVVLTHVHVPPQMIPVMGGRFHASKLSWEQVSSFRTTEREKADRMLDDYVHQCSKVKVKCEKLVVENEDVVSGVVELIASRGVTKLVISAAADRQYSRKLDRPVSKTAAAIMQTADPSCKIWFVCKEQLICIRDIETENAPALLPNACREVLPVSADQEEDETKMELEFYDEVKEACRAAEDLMNRALKESGRRQKADEEVASSLQKAKEYEEMYLEEVRRRQELEAALDKANAEIMQLRQAISRNTALEESLEATIVTSILEKRIIVSGDGVKAGFATEHCLECAQVQAHVDYHGDGGAKEPEELVPSPFLGEDDSPVKLTAAAAFRLDRPVFAPPRARYFVSFAGMEAAAASPRSTSTTTGGNGMTAASAEALEEEEEEEQQSVMKVFVALPEKYKSGRSTVAWALRHLAAGSAVVVVVVAHVHSPAQMIPILGSKFQASKLRPEEVDAYRQYERGKVNKHLDEYIRQCTKMKIKVEKLVIEHEDVAEGIVQLVSKHNVGKLVMGAAADKYFSRSRKMEAPRSKKALAVMQNADPACKIWFVCKEHLIYTREVGDTRKIPTPTPSARYSVQPSRYAKMAVAGCMKMQRSMSEKALPLRPSSSSSSSRPAAARRALSVLCLEEDLSVGSWDSVPEEILPSSCRGEASSSDDDDDDESSSFEVPLDEALAAILPISSTVPGHHQQVAKFFEDLCSDEAARKTKGGGVKEEAALAKEEVRVLKEEMEALKRDRDAAVGELSEQKAELEQRVAELEDAAASEAILEEEEEEEEEEEGVDGLAWRAAEFSLVELRLATGNFGDAAKVSDGVYRGVLRSATVAIKLLPCRSPQGPPQFPRQVNTLLCTLDIESNLSQICTKPMLRLQVRALSRVRHPNLVTPIGLCPKPPALVYEYLPNGTLEDRLATSPPLTWHARTRIIGEICAALVSLHSAQPRPVIHGDVNPSNVLLNADLDTTCQLADAGGLVSSRLLLTATPSMAAAYADPELQGGEPTASSDVYAFGVLVLRLVTGAPPLGVAGKVEEALERGEMEEAVDRTAGEWPFAQAEKLMLLGLQCAEASARKRPDRMSQVWRVVGPLVKAAAAMPVPAPAAESPAGCLFGETHAPLYFTCPISQEVMRNPHMAADGFTYEAEAIKGWLDSGHDTSPMTKLALPHRHVTPNYALRSAIEDYMKKQQQHTTASQSVRSN; encoded by the exons ATGGCgccggaagaggaggagaaggagcaggaggagaggGTGTTCGTGGCGGTGCCGGCGGAGCCCAGAGCCGCGCGGTCCACGCTGGCATGGGCTCTCGGCCACCtctgcggaggcggcggcggcgcaacggtcgtcgtcgtcctcacCCACGTGCACGTCCCGCCGCAGATGATCCCCGTCA TGGGAGGCAGGTTCCATGCCAGCAAGCTGAGCTGGGAGCAGGTGAGCTCGTTCAGAACGACGGAGCGGGAGAAGGCCGACAGGATGCTCGACGACTACGTCCATCAGTGCTCCAAAGTGAAG GTGAAATGCGAGAAACTGGTGGTCGAGAATGAAGACGTGGTGTCCGGCGTCGTCGAGCTCATCGCCTCGCGTGGAGTAACCAAGCTGGTGATTTCAGCTGCCGCGGACAGGCAGTACTCAAG AAAGTTGGACAGGCCTGTGTCCAAGACAGCAGCTGCCATAATGCAGACAGCCGACCCGTCGTGCAAGATTTGGTTCGTCTGCAAGGAGCAATTAATCTGCATCAG GGACATCGAAACAGAAAATGCACCGGCTTTGCTCCCAAATGCTTGCCGCGAGGTTCTGCCCGTGTCAGCTGATCAGGAAGAG GATGAAACCAAGATGGAATTGGAGTTCTACGATGAAGTCAAAGAAGCATGCAGAGCAGCCGAGGATTTGATGAACAGAGCTTTGAAGGAATCTGGGAGGCGCCAGAAGGCAGACGAAGAAGTGGCATCGTCTCTGCAGAAA GCGAAAGAATACGAGGAGATGTACCTGGAGGAGGTGAGGAGGAGGCAAGAGCTCGAGGCAGCCCTTGACAAAGCAAACGCAGAAATTATGCAGCTAAGGCAGGCAATCAGTCGAAACACAGCCTTGGAGGAATCCCTAGAGGCGACGATAGTAACTTCGATCCTGGAGAAGCGCATCatcgtctccggcgacggcgtgaAAGCCGGTTTTGCGACGGAGCATTGCCTGGAGTGTGCTCAGGTTCAGGCACACGTTGATTATCACGGCGACGGGGGTGCCAAGGAACCGGAGGAACTCGTACCGTCGCCTTTTCTCGGTGAAGACGATTCACCTGTGAAGctgacggcggcagcggcctttcgtctt GATCGCCCGGTATTCGCCCCGCCACGCGCGCGCTATTTTGTTAGCTTCGCAGgaatggaggcggcggcggcgagcccgCGGAGCACTAGTACCACTACCGGCGGCAATGGCatgacggcggcgtcggcggaggcgctcgaggaggaggaggaggaggagcagcagtcCGTGATGAAGGTGTTCGTGGCGCTGCCGGAGAAGTACAAGAGCGGCAGGTCCACTGTCGCCTGGGCGCTccgccacctcgccgccgggtCCGCcgtcgtggtggtggtggtcgcGCACGTCCACTCGCCGGCGCAGATGATCCCGATAT TGGGAAGCAAATTCCAGGCAAGCAAATTGAGACCAGAGGAGGTTGATGCTTACAGGCAGTACGAAAGGGGCAAGGTGAACAAGCATTTGGACGAGTACATTCGCCAGTGCACCAAAATGAAG ATCAAGGTCGAGAAACTTGTTATCGAGCATGAAGATGTGGCGGAGGGGATCGTACAGCTTGTCTCGAAGCACAATGTCGGCAAGCTCGTCATGGGAGCAGCCGCTGACAAGTACTTCTCTAG ATCCAGGAAAATGGAGGCGCCGAGGTCGAAAAAGGCGCTTGCAGTGATGCAGAATGCTGACCCTGCATGcaagatttggttcgtttgCAAGGAGCATCTGATATACACCAG AGAGGTTGGCGACACCAGAAAAATCCCAACACCCACTCCATCCGCACGGTACTCCGTGCAGCCAAGCCGATACGCGAAGATGGCAGTCGCGGGCTGCATGAAGATGCAGAGGTCCATGTCGGAGAaggcgctgccgctgcggccgtcttcttcttcttcttcttcccgcccggccgccgcgcgaCGAGCTCTCAGCGTCCTGTGCCTGGAGGAGGACCTCTCCGTCGGCTCCTGGGACAGCGTGCCGGAAGAAATCCTCCCGAGCTCGTGCCGCGGCGAGGCGTCGtccagcgacgacgacgacgacgacgagtcCAGCTCGTTCGAGGTTCCCCTCGACGAAGCCTTGGCAGCGATCCTTCCGATCAGCAGCACGGTGCCGGGCCATCATCAGCAGGTGGCCAAGTTTTTCGAGGATTTGTGCTCTGACGAGGCCGCGAGGAAGACCAAGGGGGGAGGagtcaaggaggaggcggctctGGCCAAGGAGGAGGTGCGAGTTTTGAAGGAAGAAATGGAAGCGCTGAAGCGCGACCGtgacgccgccgtcggcgagcTCTCCGAGCAGAAGGCGGAGCTGGAGCAGCGAGTCGCCGAGCtcgaggacgcggcggccaGCGAAGCGAtcctcgaggaggaggaggaggaggaggaggaggaggagggcgtggaTGGTTTGGCATGGCGCGCTGCGGAGTTCTCTCTGGTGGAGCTCCGGCTTGCCACTGGCAACTTCGGCGACGCGGCGAAGGTCAGCGATGGCGTGTACAGGGGTGTGCTGCGCAGCGCGACGGTGGCGATCAAGCTGCTTCCCTGCCGTAGCCCGCAAGGACCGCCGCAGTTCCCGCGCCAGGTAAATACTCTCCTGTGCACACTTGACATTGAAAGCAACCTATCGCAGATTTGTACTAAACCGATGTTACGATTGCAGGTTCGTGCGCTGAGCAGAGTGAGGCACCCAAACCTGGTGACGCCGATCGGCCTCTGCCCAAAGCCTCCGGCTCTGGTCTACGAGTACCTCCCCAACGGGACCCTCGAAGACCGCCTCGCCACGTCACCGCCGCTGACATGGCATGCCCGCACGCGGATCATCGGCGAGATCTGCGCCGCTCTCGTCTCTCTCCACTCTGCCCAGCCCCGCCCCGTCATCCACGGCGACGTCAACCCGTCCAACGTGCTCCTCAACGCCGACCTGGACACCACCTGCCagctcgccgacgccggcggcctgGTCtcctcccgcctcctcctgaCCGCCACGCcatcgatggcggcggcgtacGCGGACCCGGAGCTCCAGGGCGGGGAGCCGACGGCGAGCTCCGACGTGTACGCGTTCGGGGTGCTCGTGCTGCGGCTGGTGAcgggcgcgccgccgctcggcGTGGCGGggaaggtggaggaggcgctggAGAGGGGcgagatggaggaggcggtggatcGGACGGCCGGTGAGTGGCCGTTCGCGCAGGCAGAGAAGCTCATGCTGCTCGGGCTGCAGTGCGCGGAGGCGAGCGCCAGGAAGCGGCCCGACCGGATGAGCCAGGTCTGGCGGGTCGTAGGGCCCCTCGTCAAAGCGGCTGCTGCCATGCCAGTCCCGGCACCGGCAGCAGAGTCTCCTGCAGGTTGCTTGTTCGGTGAGACACACGCGCCCCTCTACTTCACCTGCCCGATTTCTCAG GAGGTTATGAGGAACCCTCACATGGCAGCAGATGGCTTCACCTACGAAGCGGAGGCCATCAAAGGATGGCTCGACAGCGGGCACGATACATCGCCGATGACCAAATTAGCTCTACCGCACCGCCACGTCACCCCGAACTACGCTCTTCGTTCTGCCATCGAGGACTAtatgaagaagcagcagcagcacacgACAGCGTCGCAATCCGTTCGGTCAAATTGA
- the LOC100836476 gene encoding expansin-B9 has translation MGSLSYVLAGVVLAALATGGACIPKVPPGPNVTANYNGQWLNAMATWYGKPTGAGPKDNGGACGIKDVNLPPYSAMTACGNVPIFKDGRGCGSCYEVKCNVPAKLCSNKPITVFITDMNYEPIAPYHLDLSGTAFGLMAQPGKEQLLRNCGELQLQFRRVRCKLPPGTKITFHIEKGSNPNYLAVLVKFASDDGDIVQMDLQDKISPEWKPMKESWGAVWRMDSIKPLKGPYSIRLTSESGKKLIAKDIIPLNWKPDTFLKSNIQF, from the exons ATGGGTTCTCTCTCGTACGTGCTCGCCGGCGTGGTGCTGGCGGCGCTGGCGACCGGCGGCGCGTGCATCCCCAAGGTGCCGCCGGGGCCCAACGTGACGGCCAACTACAACGGCCAGTGGCTCAACGCCATGGCCACCTGGTACGGCAAGCCCACAGGCGCCGGGCCCAAAGACAACG GTGGTGCGTGCGGGATCAAGGACGTGAACCTGCCGCCCTACAGCGCCATGACGGCCTGCGGCAACGTTCCCATCTTCAAGGACGGCAGGGGATGCGGCTCCTGCTACGAG GTCAAGTGCAATGTGCCGGCGAAGTTGTGCTCGAACAAGCCCATAACGGTGTTCATCACGGACATGAACTACGAGCCGATCGCGCCGTACCACCTCGACCTCTCCGGCACGGCGTTCGGCCTGATGGCGCAGCCCGggaaggagcagctgctccgcAACTGCGgggagctgcagctgcagttCAGGAGGGTCCGCTGCAAGTTACCGCCGGGCACCAAGATCACCTTCCACATCGAGAAGGGATCAAACCCAAACTACCTGGCCGTGCTCGTCAAGTTCGCctccgacgacggcgacaTCGTGCAGATGGACCTCCAGGACAAAATTTCGCCCGAGTGGAAGCCCATGAAGGAGTCGTGGGGCGCCGTCTGGAGGATGGACTCCATCAAGCCACTCAAGGGCCCTTACTCCATCCGCCTCACCAGCGAGTCCGGCAAGAAGCTTATTGCCAAGGATATTATCCCCCTCAACTGGAAGCCTGACACCTTCTTGAAATCCAATATCCAGTTCTAG